CCAGCTTAAAGGGCTTGACCAGGTAATCATCAGCGCCTTGTTCCATACCATAAATGATTTCCGGTTCTTCGCCCAATGCTGTCAGCATAAGCACCGCAATTTGGTAGAGTTCAGGGTCTTTACGCAATCTGCGGCAAATCTGATAGCCCGTTACACCCGGCAGCATAATATCAAGCAGGCAAATATTAGGTTTGATTTGCTTGGCATATTCGAAAGCGCCTTGACCTGTATTAATGACAAAAGCCTGATACCCCTCTTTGGTCAACTTCGTTTTTACAAGTTCTGCCAAATCCACATCATCATCAACAATAAGTATTCTTTTCATAAACTCCGTCTTTTCTCCCTAAACTTCTTGCTTGCCCATCGACAGCGTTTGTGCGGTGAGCCGTGCCGCTTTCTTGACACGACCTTCATTCGCGTTAAATAGCTGCAAAAAAAAACTAAATTACCCATTTAGATCGGGCCGTGATATATCGTAAAAAAGAAAAACTATTTCCTCCTAGAGTTTACCACAATTGCCCTTATTAAATTACATTTTGAACGGTAGCAGCCAATAAGGGCGCAAAGTGTGGACACGGCGCTTTGATCCCAAGCGACGCTCCTTGGCCGCAAGATTCCCAAAACGTTATGGCAGTGAAAAGCCTATTTTACAGGAGTCGCGAACATAGACCCGGGGATTTCCCCGTAGGGAATGTCGGGACCGGCACAAAAGACTGATAATGCCGAGTTGCCGCCAGCTTCGAAGTAGCCCAACTTGAATGGATAATAGCCTTTTTCTAAGGCAACAAAAGAGGTGACGGTCTTTTCTGCATGGAGGCCGTCATTATTTACAACACGCGAATTGCCGATCCACAGGAGGCTGCCATCGTTAGAACGGACGCTGAAGGTATATACGCCCTCTTTAGGTGCGACAAAATATCCTTCGAACAACAATACATAGGCATCCGCATCGTGTCCGTCGGAGGGGCTTGTATCGATCTTTGTGACAACACTGTGCGCGTCCGCTGTTAAGTCTTTGAATTTCGGAAGGCGCGTCACCGCCATATCATAAAAGGAACAAAGGAGACCGCTTTCCATTTCTGCAGGCGCGGCAACCGGCTCAAGGCGTTTCGGCGTATCGGTTTTTTTCAGATAGGCATCAATGGTCTTCTTATATTTGGCAATATCACCGTCGTGTTCGGCAACTAATCGGAGTCCATGTTTTTCCGCAACAGCAAAGAAGCGTTCTGCCCGTGTTTTGAATGCAACGGAAGGTTCTACGGTGAGCCGCTCATGATCGACAACGAAAGAATCGCCGGCATTTAACGAACGTGCCCGTTCCATAATCGTGTAATCTGTTGAGAGGCGGGCAATGCGTACGCGCTCGAGCGCTCCGGGATCGTCGGCAACAGCTTGTTCTGCAGCGTCCATGAGCAGGTCTGCCCGTTTCATAATGTCATCATTCAGGAAGGGGACATCAGGGCTAATCCAAATATTCATGAGCGTTTCCGGATCTTTAACGGCATCATGGAGGAGATTGATGTACAGCCGCATCGGTGTCGCCGCGGCTCCATAGACGCCGCTCAAAAATTCGTCAATCGCCAAGTCGGTGTCATAATTGGGATTCCATAAGAGTTTCGCGCCGAGATAACCGCTCAAGGGGCTGAGGAAACCGTGAGGCGTATTGTATACATCCTGTTCGAAGATGCCGCGCACATTGTTCTCAATCATATAGCGAATATTGGGGCCTCGCACATAGAGATTGGGGAAGGGGGTGAGGTAATGGTGATAGGAACAATTGTAATTCCAGATCCACAACCGGTTAGCAATGGATGCCCACGCTTCGATATCGTCACAAAAGGCGCGATTTTCAGGCGTCGTGCGATCTTGGAAGGGATGAGCGAAGTCACATTCAATGGTGCACAGTCGGATAATGACATTCGGTTCCGGGCGCATCGTGCGCGGCGGTTTCCGGGTATATTGGTAGGCGAGGGTATCCACCAATTTGTCTGGGAACTCTTGCGCGGCCATCTTCGCCACAGCGTTGACCAGCTTCAATACAGGCGCCATTTGGCTGCCTTCTTCTTCCGCTAACTTCGTACACGATTCACATTCACAATAGTTGTACCAGTCGTTTTGGGAAACCGAAAACACCGTCGCTTCCGGATGGGCTGCCATGCGACGACGCACTTCTTCTGTAACAAGCCGGATCACCTCTTCATTGGTACAGCACAATTGGTTTCGATCTTTAATACGTTTCCCGCCTACCAACGAATAATATTCGGGATGTTCTTCAAAATAGGTGTCAAGGGGCAGCAAGCCTGCGAAGGTGTGCACAAAGCCGTTATAAATGATCTTGCCGCCGTGCCGTTCTTCCAAGCGGTCTGTGTTGCCGTTCATCCGATTGCGCGCCGCCCAGTCGCCATCAAAGCACTCTTCCACAAAGGGTTCTCGGTATTCCAAAACAGGAACACGTACCTCATTAATGGGAAGAATCGCCAAGGTCGCCGCCTCAGGGATTACGCTCACTTCCGGCGTAAACCAACGGCAGCCCAGGTGTTCCTCCAATAAGCCATAGACACCGTAGAGCGTGCCCCGCGGCTGCCCGCCGGTAATGATCAGGTTGGCATTATGCGTACGCAGGATGTAGCCTTCCGTTCCTAAAGATGCATAGTCGATTGATAAATCCAAGTTGCG
This genomic stretch from Candidatus Hydrogenedentota bacterium harbors:
- a CDS encoding response regulator, with product MKRILIVDDDVDLAELVKTKLTKEGYQAFVINTGQGAFEYAKQIKPNICLLDIMLPGVTGYQICRRLRKDPELYQIAVLMLTALGEEPEIIYGMEQGADDYLVKPFKLERLMDKIASLSTLLKTLDQRHRVTNLLGTDSFKRELNHQLARDAAIACVY
- a CDS encoding DUF4838 domain-containing protein yields the protein MIVRPLKSIAVITCVLLVGCMSAPPAKHSIAAEEPSLLLAEEGRPQMSIVVSATAPPATRYAAEELQGFLLQMTGAELPLLTDDAPQSDSEILVGDSQHLRNLDLSIDYASLGTEGYILRTHNANLIITGGQPRGTLYGVYGLLEEHLGCRWFTPEVSVIPEAATLAILPINEVRVPVLEYREPFVEECFDGDWAARNRMNGNTDRLEERHGGKIIYNGFVHTFAGLLPLDTYFEEHPEYYSLVGGKRIKDRNQLCCTNEEVIRLVTEEVRRRMAAHPEATVFSVSQNDWYNYCECESCTKLAEEEGSQMAPVLKLVNAVAKMAAQEFPDKLVDTLAYQYTRKPPRTMRPEPNVIIRLCTIECDFAHPFQDRTTPENRAFCDDIEAWASIANRLWIWNYNCSYHHYLTPFPNLYVRGPNIRYMIENNVRGIFEQDVYNTPHGFLSPLSGYLGAKLLWNPNYDTDLAIDEFLSGVYGAAATPMRLYINLLHDAVKDPETLMNIWISPDVPFLNDDIMKRADLLMDAAEQAVADDPGALERVRIARLSTDYTIMERARSLNAGDSFVVDHERLTVEPSVAFKTRAERFFAVAEKHGLRLVAEHDGDIAKYKKTIDAYLKKTDTPKRLEPVAAPAEMESGLLCSFYDMAVTRLPKFKDLTADAHSVVTKIDTSPSDGHDADAYVLLFEGYFVAPKEGVYTFSVRSNDGSLLWIGNSRVVNNDGLHAEKTVTSFVALEKGYYPFKLGYFEAGGNSALSVFCAGPDIPYGEIPGSMFATPVK